One genomic region from Dermacentor variabilis isolate Ectoservices chromosome 6, ASM5094787v1, whole genome shotgun sequence encodes:
- the LOC142584354 gene encoding uncharacterized protein LOC142584354: protein MARMFVPAALWLCATLLGQHNVQGAPRPVRQISPVDHGPYAATVHATPFMSSGVLGGIGSALGSVGSTLGGLHSTVMDGLHGALHGGGMLGGVPGFHAPLTAASHLLSGTFGAVGHHLGGLVGASPLGGLASPLAAPLSALSPGLSGLSMVPGSGGGGMSVLTHTVHYGSSGDVGLAAAEHQHLASTAHQHSLLASQALAAADAVENAQLQASLARRHLIHKALTHQSLASQAQMMAHDAHARLLQAQAAHTTVTSMYHNGFGQGYPVMGVPAPGMMPVAYVENPLHSIIRKHCTTVRYINGGGGVHPMPLGLSNGIGVGGAYPYNIHNAMAIGHGLGAYGMHDAYGSSPLFASGAAALHSGLGMGVSTLHGGYGGLYSGGYGGLHGSLGYGAAGLYHGLHSGLGYGAAGLYHGLHSGLGYGATGLYHGLHGGLGYGAASLYHGLHGGLGYGAAGFHGLHSGLGYGAAGLYHGLHSGLGYGAAGLYHGIHGGVGYGAAGLYHGLHGGMGYGAAGLYHGLHGGMGYGAAGLYHGLHGGMGYGAAGLYHGLHGGMGYGAAGLYHGAHGSLGYGAGGLYHGLHGGLAHAAYGLHSGMGLAGGSLAYGAGGMFGAHHPLHSAVHSSSFSSYGGSFGYGAGPGLVRR from the exons ATGGCTCGAATGTTTGTTCCGGCGGCACTCTGGCTGTGCGCGACGCTGCTCGGTCAGCACAATGTCCAGGGAGCACCGAGGCCCGTTCGTCAGATCAGTCCAG TTGACCATGGTCCGTACGCGGCCACCGTGCATGCGACACCGTTCATGTCATCGGGAGTCCTGGGCGGCATCGGCTCGGCGCTGGGCAGCGTCGGGTCCACTCTCGGTGGCCTGCACAGCACCGTAATGGACGGACTGCACGGGGCACTGCACGGCGGTGGCATGTTGGGAGGCGTCCCGGGCTTCCACGCTCCGCTGACCGCGGCGAGCCACTTGCTGTCGGGAACGTTCGGCGCTGTGGGACACCATCTGGGCGGCCTAGTGGGGGCAAGCCCTCTGGGAGGCCTCGCCTCACCTCTCGCGGCACCGCTCTCGGCTCTGTCTCCCGGCCTCTCTGGCCTTTCCATGGTGCCTGGCAGCGGAGGTGGCGGCATGTCCGTGCTCACTCACACAGTCCACTACGGCAGTTCGGGCGACGTGGGCCTCGCCGCGGCCGAACACCAGCACCTGGCCAGCACGGCGCACCAGCACAGCCTTCTGGCCAGCCAGGCGTTGGCCGCTGCGGACGCCGTCGAGAACGCCCAACTGCAGGCCTCTCTTGCCCGGAGGCACTTGATCCACAAGGCCCTAACGCACCAGAGCCTCGCAAGCCAGGCCCAGATGATGGCCCACGACGCCCACGCGCGTCTACTTCAAGCACAGGCGGCGCACACTACTGTGACGTCCATGTACCACAATGGTTTTGGCCAAGGATATCCCGTAATGGGAGTGCCAGCGCCCGGAATGATGCCCGTAGCCTACGTTGAGAACCCTCTTCACAGCATCATCAGGAAACACTGCACGACGGTGCGTTACATCAACGGGGGCGGTGGCGTGCACCCAATGCCGTTGGGTCTCTCGAATGGTATCGGAGTTGGAGGAGCTTACCCCTACAACATACACAATGCCATGGCTATTGGGCACGGACTGGGCGCCTACGGCATGCATGATGCATATGGAAGTAGTCCACTTTTCGCCAGTGGGGCTGCGGCGCTTCACAGTGGCCTCGGCATGGGCGTTTCAACGCTGCACGGTGGATACGGAGGTCTTTACAGCGGTGGTTATGGAGGACTTCACGGAAGTCTCGGATACGGCGCGGCGGGTCTATACCATGGTCTTCACAGTGGTCTCGGATACGGCGCGGCGGGTCTATACCATGGTCTTCACAGTGGTCTCGGATACGGCGCCACTGGTCTCTACCATGGACTTCACGGTGGCCTCGGATATGGTGCCGCTAGTCTTTACCACGGCCTCCACGGTGGTCTAGGCTACGGAGCTGCTGGTTTTCATGGACTACACAGTGGTTTAGGCTACGGAGCCGCCGGTCTTTACCACGGACTTCACAGTGGTTTGGGCTATGGTGCCGCTGGACTTTACCACGGAATTCACGGTGGTGTAGGCTACGGAGCCGCTGGACTTTACCACGGACTGCACGGTGGTATGGGCTACGGAGCCGCTGGACTTTACCACGGACTGCACGGTGGTATGGGCTACGGAGCAGCTGGACTTTACCACGGACTGCACGGTGGTATGGGCTACGGAGCAGCTGGACTTTACCACGGTCTGCACGGTGGTATGGGCTACGGAGCAGCTGGACTTTACCACGGAGCCCACGGTAGCCTCGGCTACGGCGCCGGAGGCCTTTACCACGGCTTGCACGGTGGTCTCGCGCACGCGGCTTATGGCCTGCACAGCGGAATGGGACTCGCTGGTGGCAGTCTTGCTTACGGCGCCGGAGGAATGTTCGGAGCCCACCACCCTCTTCACTCGGCCGTGCATTCGTCAAGCTTCTCAAGCTACGGTGGTAGCTTCGGTTACGGTGCCGGCCCCGGATTGGTTCGCCGCTAA